AGGCCCTGAGTGGGGAGTTGGCTCAGTGCATTTCCAGAGCAGCAGGaagaccagtgtggctggagcagagtgagcagggggaCACAAGTAGGAAATGAGATCAGAGAGGTAATGGGGAGggcgtggtggtggtggtggtaccaGGGGAGGGACAGACCTTAGAGGTAGTTGTAAAAGCTTTGGCGTTTACTCTTAATAAAATGAGGAGCTGTTGAAGGATTTTGAACTAGAAGTGTGACGTGATTTGTTTAGTAGCTTACAATGATTACTTTGTCGGTTATGTTGAGAacagaaatggggggggggtggcttttAGGAGGCTGTTGGTACAGTCTTGGCAAGAAACTTTGGCAACTCAGGCTAGAGGGATAGACATGGATGGGGTGAGAAGTGGAGAAGTGGTCAGATTGTGCTTGGACTTTAAAGGTAGAAGCAACACAGTTTCCTGGATGATTGTTTTGGGACTGtcgagggagagaaagaaggcgCAAGATGGCAGTTTGGGGGCAAGAAGATCAGGAGTACAGTTTTAGGCATGTGTAGTTTGGGATGTTTATCAGATACCCAAGTGAGGTCAGGTTGGTGGTTGGAGTTGAGAGTTTGGGAGACAGGACTGGGCTCCAGGTCTGTGTTGGGGGTCACTATCATAGAGGTGACATGTAAAGCCCCGAGCCTGTATGGCTCCATTGAGGGAGTGGGTATGGTCAGAGGAGACCAGGGGTGGACCGTGGGTCACTGCAACATTCAGAGAAGCAATCAGCAAAGGAGCTCAGTCGCTAAGAGGGGATGATGTGTGAACCTGGGAAGTCGGTCCTCTGAGGTGAGGGATTGGCTTTAACAGGAGCATGACAGGGGTGGAAAGAGATTATAGATAATTAGTAGAATATGTATTTagtattcatgtattttttaaaagatttatttatttgagagaggggggaggggggagggcagagagatactgtgctgagagcagagccgatgtgagactggatcctaggacccccagatcatgacctgagctgcttGACTGTCTGTGCCACTCTtgtattcttgtatttttaatagttttctgCTTAATAGAAACTTCATTCACATTGAGGCTGATGTTAGAGTTTAATACTCTGTTACCTTACTGGATGCATTAATTTGCCTCCTTTTCCCCTGTTTCTGTGGGTCTCCAGTGAAACTCCTGTTTCCCATTTGAAGCACTCTTTTGTAAGGGTTCCAAACAAGGGTCAGCAATTTTTCTGTCAAGGGCCAGATGGTGAATATTTTAGGCTGTGGGGGCCTCCGTCTCTGTTGCAGCTCCTTCCCATTGTTGTGTGAAGGCAGCTCTGGATGCATAAACCGGTGAGCGTGGCTGTGTTCTGCTGAAACTCTACTTATGGACACTGGATTTTGAAATTTATAGGTTTTGTGTGTCACAGAGttttattctattgatttttttcacagttatttaaaatatagaggtgcctaggtggctcagttggtgatctcacctcaggtcttgatctcacctcaggtcttcatctcagggttgtgagttcaagccccgtgttgggctctgtgctgggtatggtgcctacttgaaaaaaagaaaataaaggggtgcctgggtggctcagatgattaagcatctgccttggcttaggtcatgatctttaggtcctaggatcaagctctgagttgggctcctagctcagtggagagtctgcttctccctttccctctgcctctccctctgtttgtgctctctctcaaaggaataaataagggagacccagtggtgcagcggtttagtgccgcctgcagcccggggtgtgatcctggggaccggggatcgagtcccgcatcaggcttcctgcatggagcctgtttctccctctgcctgtgtttctgcctctctttctctgaataaataaataaatcttaaaaaaaagaaataaataaaaaatctttaataaataaataaaataaatgaaatgtgaaaattaGTCTTACTTCACAGGCTGTACAAAAACAGGTTGTAGTTGATTTGCCTACTGGCTATAGTTTGCCAGCCCTgctgtaaaatgtttttttctcctcagGTCAACTTTGGCTTGGATCATTCTGCCAGACGCAAGGTTAGAAATCAGTTAGGAAGCAGGTTGGCCAGCTCCTTTGAGTCTGTTTTTAGCCGttatctgttctgttcttttttctttcttttcttttctttcttttcttttctttctcccttcccttccctggactcgatccagggactctgggaccacgccccAAGTCAAAGCCAAAGgtggctcaaccgctgagccacccaggcgtctcaaccAGCATCTGTTCTAAATATAGGTTATTTGCATCATCTGTGTGGCCTCGTACATGACATATTTGATGAGAGGTGTAGGCAATTTTTAGGATCCCATTTACCCCTAATATTCTAGTCCAGTGATTtgcttaaaaaacacaaaactcttgggggcacctgggtggctccctcagtgaagtgtctgccttcggctcagggcatgattctcaggtcccgggatggagccccacgtcgagGTACCtgctccacaggaagcctgcttctccctttctctctgcccctctcctagcttatgctctctctctcaaataaataaataaaataaaaatataagattctgaaaattcctttttttttttttaagcttcttcaGCACTGTGGTCTCCAGTCCCTTCCTGTGAGCCTGAcctcctcttctgtttccttcccaggcCCCTGAGCTGACCCTTTCCATTTCTGCAGGCTCTGCCCTTAGCCCTCTTCTTTCCCTGCTCTCTCCACTGTGCTGACTTTCGTCAGGCCATACCCTCAATTATGGCCTCTGTATTGGTGACTAATCCATGTGCGGTTCAGATGCGGTTCAAGCTCTGACCTCTTCCACGGCAAAAAGCCTTTCAAGGTTTCCTGTTACCTGGATGGTATGATCCAAACTCCTCAGCCTGGCCCAGAGCCCCCCTTGGTGCACCGCCTGGCAGCTGGACTCCGTGGGGCAGCTTCCAGGATCTCATCCATCCTTCTGCTCCTTGCCTCTGCCACACCCTCCTCTCTGCATCATGGCCCTCTCTTCTTGCCTCCAcctccctgctctctcctccctgcacACGCCCAACTGATACACTGCTGTTTGAGAACCCACTCAGGCCACTTAACCtttcaaggttctttttttttttttctttttttttcttttttcttttttacccctTCAAGGTTCAGTTCAAATGACTGTCCTTGGGAAGCCCTGTTTCAGGGCAAGGTTAAGCATTTTCTCTCTGTGCCCATAGTATCTTAGGCACATTTCCACTTCAGCACTTGccttattgctattattattaggTCAAAAATAGTTGAATATTGGTTGAACATCAGATACATTTATAAGCTAGTACCTTCATTAGAGTGATTCCTGGGAGAAGAGTTTGGCCCACCTCATCTTTGTCTCCTCAGAGCCTGACATTTAGAAGATGCttactttttgttaaaaaatgaataaatccttgAGTCCATGTTTATGTGGGATATGCTTGACTTTGATATGAATCAAAGTATATTGGCATTAGTAGGCAAAATTGGATCTTCTTGTGATGATGGGTcgttaaatatatttatcttttcttgttGTAGGAGGAAGATTCTTTCAAGGATGGTCTCCCATTCAGAATTGAGGAAGCTTTTCTGTTCAGCTGACGCAGTGTGCTTTGATGTTGATAGCACAGTCATCAGAGAAGAAGGAATTGATGAGCTAGCCAGATTCTGTGGAGTTGAGGATGCTGTGTCAGAAATGTAGGAACAGTATTCAGTCACTTtatgaaatgagaaataattgCAAAACAGTGACATTTGGATGACAGGCAGGACCATAATTCCCCTATTTTTAGTCCCTGACTGCCGATCATGGGCAGTAAGCTTCTTTTATCACTTTGAGCCGAGTTGGGTAGTGTACATCATCCTGTCATCCATTTATGCAAATtctcatggcaaaaaaaaaaaaatagttgcctCTGACAAATAAATATGGATGACATGCTCTTAGTTTGGTCAGAGAAACGATGACCATAACCAACCAAAGAAGAATGACGGGGTAGGGGATCGTTAAGCACCCAGTGCTTTGTGACATGGCTAGTTTTGGTTCAGTCTCTCAGTTTCTGCCTGGGTGAgactcctccctcctgcctgccctccccatTGCTGCCTACAATCACCAGGTCATGGACCATTTCATGTTCAGCTGCATTTGATACAAGACATGGCCACATAATACTAATATGATTCTCAAGCAAACTTGCAGGAAGTTTATTCCCAGGCCTCAGTCCCATGGCATTGTAGCATGTCTGCTGTATGGTGGGGCTCTGGGTAGCACCTTCCTTGTGGGCAAATgtggggggagctggggaggtAAGGCCTGTGAACCAAAGGGTCATCTGACATGGCTAGCCTGATTGTTGGGTCTTCCTCCTAGGACCCGGCGAGCCATGGGTGGAGCAGTGCCTTTCAAGGCTGCCCTCACAGAGCGCTTAGCTCTGATCCAGCCCTCCAGGGAACAGGTGCAAAGGCTCATAGCAGAGCACCCCCCACACCTGACCCCTGGCATAAGGTAAGAGGAGCCCGGGTCTGGGTGCTGGCTGTCTGTCAGCACCTGTGTTTTGGGGCACATCCTCTGAAGAGTATCTCACCATTGCTCTAACAGCCCCTTCTGCCTGCTTCTTTGAGCTCTTCCCTGTGGTCCTGTCAGACTGGTTGGCCCCGCCCAAGTCATCtgcccttctcccttcccccctaCTCCCTACGGAGAGCCCAAGCTTCCTCTTCATTTTGTGTTTCTAGGTTCATGGGCAGAATAGAGTTGTGGGATGGTTTCCTAAGCAATCCAACCCCACCTATTAATTTCTAAGTGCATTTTGAAAAACACACATACAACATAATTAACCAGGCAATAATACCTTGTCCAATGTATTTGGGCAAATGCttccaggggaaaaaatgtattttacttttcacatttcatgttttttcttttatattaatcaGTGTTTtggtgttttatatttctttttttgcaggGAGCTAGTAAGTCACCTGCAAGAGCGAAATGTTCAGGTTTTCCTAATATCTGGTGGCTTTAGGAGCATTGTAGAGCACGTTGCTTCAAAGCTCAATATCCCATCAACCAATGTATTTGCCAATAGGCTGAAGTTTTACTTTAATGGTAAGACTTTAATGGTATCATTTTCCCTTTCTGGTCAGTtttagtgttcaataaataatgtAATGTGTGTTGGAATGCAACTGAAGCACGGCAGCCTCAGAGTTAAATATTGAGATGAaggattctctctttttaaatttaatttaatttatgttactttatttaaattcagttaattaatatatagtatattgttagtttcaggggtagagttcagtgattcatcagttgcccaaacacccagtgcttataacatcaagtgccctccttaatgcccatcacccagttacacctccccatctcccctctctctctagtttgtttcctagagttgagaatttcttatggtttgtctatgattttgtcttgttttattttttccacccttcccctatgatcctctgctttgtttcttaaattccacatatgactgagatcATATGAAGTTGTCTTtctgtgattgacttattttgcttagcgtaataccctcta
This genomic window from Canis aureus isolate CA01 chromosome 8, VMU_Caureus_v.1.0, whole genome shotgun sequence contains:
- the PSPH gene encoding phosphoserine phosphatase isoform X2; this encodes MVSHSELRKLFCSADAVCFDVDSTVIREEGIDELARFCGVEDAVSEMELVSHLQERNVQVFLISGGFRSIVEHVASKLNIPSTNVFANRLKFYFNGEYAGFDEMQPTAESGGKGKVIKLLKEKFQFKKIVMIGDGATDMEACPPADVFIGFGGNVIRQQVKDNAEWYITDFVELLGELEE
- the PSPH gene encoding phosphoserine phosphatase isoform X1, with the protein product MVSHSELRKLFCSADAVCFDVDSTVIREEGIDELARFCGVEDAVSEMTRRAMGGAVPFKAALTERLALIQPSREQVQRLIAEHPPHLTPGIRELVSHLQERNVQVFLISGGFRSIVEHVASKLNIPSTNVFANRLKFYFNGEYAGFDEMQPTAESGGKGKVIKLLKEKFQFKKIVMIGDGATDMEACPPADVFIGFGGNVIRQQVKDNAEWYITDFVELLGELEE